A section of the Diabrotica virgifera virgifera chromosome 8, PGI_DIABVI_V3a genome encodes:
- the LOC126889821 gene encoding uncharacterized protein LOC126889821, whose protein sequence is MIQNFQISLLSSGNTQEFGQYFQKYYLHNMESWAYCYRLHAGINTNMSIERMHQTIKYLYLNGRQVRRLDKTINILIKLIKDKLFERLITLNKGKISSKLRELRKRHKTSLNLDMDTIVMSEMGWEIPSSSTNDIYLVQKNKPSCDCQLVCDLCQSCLHSYSCTCLDNSIRWNMCKHIHLVCQFMKGHQIQDTNADEEHIINTDEVKIKQATEQAKFVEFVSKSCNINQEKRPNNWKLKNRN, encoded by the coding sequence ATGatacaaaattttcaaatttctcTTCTATCTTCTGGTAATACCCAAGAATTTggtcaatattttcaaaaatattatctGCACAATATGGAATCCTGGGCGTACTGTTATCGCTTGCATGCAGGAATAAATACAAATATGAGCATAGAACGAATGCATCAAACGattaaatatttgtatttaaatgGAAGACAAGTACGAAGGCTGGAtaaaactatcaatatcttgattaaattaattaaagaCAAATTGTTTGAACGGCTTATTACGTTGAATAAAGGTAAAATATCCAGCAAATTACGAGAGTTACGGAAAAGGCACAAAACAAGTCTTAATTTAGATATGGACACCATTGTCATGTCTGAAATGGGCTGGGAGATACCATCAAGTTCAACCAATGATATCTATTTAGTTCAGAAAAACAAACCCAGTTGTGACTGCCAATTAGTCTGTGATTTGTGCCAATCCTGTCTACATTCATATTCCTGTACATGCTTGGATAACAGTATAAGATGGAATATGTGCAAACACATACATCTTGTGTGTCAATTTATGAAAGGCCATCAAATTCAAGATACTAATGCAGATGAAGAACATATAATAAATACAGATGAGGTAAAAATTAAACAAGCTACAGAGCAAGCTAAATTTGTGGAATTTGTGAGTAAGTCTTGTAATATCAATCAAGAAAAACGTCCAAACAACTGGAAGTTGAAAAACAGAAATTGA
- the LOC126890736 gene encoding uncharacterized protein LOC126890736 produces MEHICTECTLTFSKHSNLRSHLKTFHPDKLDIIAPNKTFKSIVLCNKCPKRFSKYSNLKRHVTKFHPENINELTSSKICPYQCSECQKKFSHLQNLRKHKKIHAKDSNIGKKQQNFKCSLCNYENSIKSNLILHFEEYHAIKIEQQDLHFSSELEFQKWKTDMEKKEFSSYVTYSHPYTTAEGIKKQSYICHRSGFYVKKGKDMRYLKTKGSRKINGICPSRLKVCILPENGNVKINFIQTHIGHDNDLDHLNITKNGKIEIASKIASKIPLVSILDEIRDSVTNNKLERMHILTRKDLHNISQTFNLNSDGIRHKNEVISIESWIEEAKNSGIILYYKPQGALCNDFPCLKNEDFLLIVMHPGQLEVLDKYSEDVICIDGTHGLNAHDFELTTLLILDDMREGFPCCFMIGNRSDEEIMTIFFMKIKENLGRVIKPMVFMSDMAQYYYNAWLQIMTPAKFR; encoded by the exons TGCACCCAACAAAACATTTAAATCTATTGTACTTTGTAACAAATGTCCCAAAAGGTTCTCTAAATATTCCAATTTAAAAAGGCATGTCACTAAGTTTCATCCAG aaAATATCAACGAGCTGACTTCATCTAAGATTTGCCCATATCAATGCAGTGAATGCCAGAAAAAGTTTTCACATTTACAAAAtcttagaaaacataaaaaaattcatGCAAAAGACAGTAATATTGGAAAAAAGCAACAAAACTTCAAGTGCAGTTTGTGTAACTACGAAAATTCTATAAAATCCAATTTAATTCTTCATTTCGAAGAATATCATGCCATTAAAATAGAGCAACAAGATCTTCACTTTTCTAGTGAACTAGAATTTCAAAAATGGAAAACTGACATGGAAAAAAAAGAATTTTCTTCATATGTCACATACAGTCATCCATATACGACTGCAGAGGGCATTAAGAAACAGAGTTATATTTGCCATCGTTCAGGTTTTTATGTGAAAAAGGGTAAGGATATGCGATATTTAAAAACCAAAGGAAGCAGAAAAATTAATGGAATATGTCCTTCTCGATTGAAAGTTTGTATTTTACCAGAAAATGGcaatgttaaaattaattttatacaaactCACATTGGTCATGACAATGACTTGGATCATTTGAATATTACTAAAAATGGAAAAATAGAAATAGCTAGTAAAATTGCTTCGAAAATTCCTCTTGTTTCCATATTAGATGAGATTAGAGATTCTGTAACTAATAATAAGTTGGAAAGGATGCATATCTTAACAAGAAAAGATCTTCATAATATATCACAAACTTTtaatttaaattctgatggaatTCGCCATAAAAATGAAGTTATAAGTATTGAATCCTGGATTGAAGAAGCCAAGAATAGTGgaataattttatattacaagCCACAAGGGGCTTTATGTAATGATTTTCCTTGtttaaaaaatgaagattttCTTTTAATTGTTATGCATCCTGGTCAACTGGAAGTGTTAGACAAATACTCAGAAGATGTAATTTGTATCGACGGAACACATGGACTTAATGCTCATGATTTTGAACTTACTACATTGTTAATATTGGATGATATGAGGGAGGGATTTCCTTGTTGTTTTATGATTGGAAATCGGTCTGATGAGGAAATAATGACTATTTTTTTCATGaagataaaagaaaatttagGAAGAGTAATCAAACCCATGGTTTTCATGTCAGACATGGCCCAATATTACTATAATGCATGGCTCCAAATTATGACTCCAGCTAAATTCAGGTAG